A genomic region of Bombus pyrosoma isolate SC7728 linkage group LG6, ASM1482585v1, whole genome shotgun sequence contains the following coding sequences:
- the LOC122568717 gene encoding RNA cytidine acetyltransferase translates to MVRKKIDNRVRVLIENGVVTGHRTMFIVIGEKARDQIVLLHHMLSKTIVKARPSVLWCYKKDLGFSSHRKKRMKSIQKKVRSGKLDVNEDDPFELFVVSTNIRYCYYHETHKILGNTYGMCVLQDFEAITPNLLARTIETIEGGGLIVFLLQSINSLKQLYTMNMDVHKRFRTEAHKDVVGRFNERFLLSLASCKRCLVVDDHLNVLPLSSHNLKIESIEKPTSSENLSELDALKESLKDTQPISSLVNCCKTIDQAKALLKFIECISEKTLRSTVSLTAARGRGKSAALGLAVAGAITFGYSNIYITSPSPENLNTLFEFVFKGFDALGYQEHLDYGLVQSTNPEFNKATVRVNVFRDHRQTIQYIHPTDAHKLSQAELLVIDEAAAIPLPYVKLMLGPYLIFLASTINGYEGTGRSLSLKLLQQLRSQTIGSNSHEKQQNEKIIIGRQLHELTLEESIRYKPGDSVEQWLCDLLCLNATTNTPILSGCPPPDMCQLYYINRDTLFSYHKASELFLQRLVALYVASHYKNSPNDLQMMSDAPAHHLFCLLGPIDSNKKTLPEVLVVIQICLEGEVSKNTINDGLVRGRRAAGDLIPWTIAQQYQDQDFPALAGARIVRIATHPEYQGMGYGARALELLKQYYEMKILNINETLSETCTTQISKVQDEEVNLLEERLEPRASLPPLLLKLSERRPENLDYIGVSFGVTEPLLKFWKRASFVPVYLRQTTNDITGEHSCIMLYKINSEQDVKWLQAYWNDFRKRFINLLSISFNMYSSSLALSILINKSVTSEITTLTKDILDIYFTSYDLKRLTMYSNNMADYHLIMDLLPSLARTYFLNMMGDTNLSAVQSAILLGLGLQHKTVDKLAEELDLPPTQLLGLFNRTIRKFVQCLNRIAENFIETTMMKMETNNEKVQLNPINGQSLYDELESAAKELKAKQKAELEKLKREDLEQYAIKGTETDWNDALSGKKSKHLISIKSGEKRGREDDNASEIPKKQFKKKKKRSFKT, encoded by the exons TGGATGTGAATGAAGATGATCcatttgaattatttgttgtttctactaatatacgatattgttattatcatgAAACACATAAAATATTGGGGAACACATATGGCATGTGTGTTTTACAA gACTTTGAAGCAATTACACCAAATTTGTTAGCACGAACTATTGAAACTATTGAGGGAGGAGGActtattgtatttcttttacaatCAATAAACTccttaaaacaattatataccATGAATATGGATGTACATAAAAGATTTCGTACAGAAGCACATAAA GATGTTGTTGGTCGATTTaatgaaagatttttattatctcttGCTTCATGCAAAAGATGTTTAGTTGTTGATGATCACTTGAATGTATTACCATTATCATCACACAATTTAAAGATTGAATCCATAGAAAAACCGACCTcttctgaaaatttatcagaatTAGATGCAttgaaagaaagtttaaaagataCACAACCTATTTCTTCTCTTGTTAATTGTTGCAAAACAATTGATCAg gcAAAAGCACttcttaaatttatcgaatgcATATCAGAAAAAACATTGAGATCTACTGTTTCCTTAACTGCAGCCAGAGGTCGTGGAAAGTCTGCAGCATTAGGTTTAGCTGTTGCTGGTGCCATAACATTTGGTTATTCAAACATCTACATTACAAGTCCAAGTCCAGAAAATTTGAATACGCtatttgaatttgtttttaaag gatTTGATGCATTAGGATATCAAGAACATCTTGATTATGGACTTGTACAATCTACAAATCCTGAATTTAATAAAGCTACTGTACGTGTAAATGTCTTTCGAGATCATAGGCAAACAATTCAg TACATTCATCCTACTGATGCCCACAAATTAAGTCAAGCTGAATTACTTGTAATTGATGAAGCTGCAGCAATACCTCTTCCCTATGTGAAACTTATGCTTGGTccttatttaatatttcttgcaTCAACTATTAATGG atatgAAGGAACAGGTAGATctttatcattaaaattattacaacaaCTAAGAAGTCAAACTATAGGCTCAAATAGTCATGAGAAAcaacaaaatgaaaagattattattgGAAGGCAGTTACATGAACTGACTTTAGAGGAATCTATTCGTTATAAACCAGGAGATTCTGTTGAGCAATGGCTGTGCGATTTGTTATGTTTAAATGCTACAACAAATACACCTATATTATCTGGATGCCCACCTCCTGATATGTGCcagttatattacataaatag agATACCTTATTTTCTTATCACAAAGCAtctgaattatttttgcaaaGATTGGTAGCTCTTTATGTCGCCTCGCACTATAAG AATAGTCCAAATGATTTACAAATGATGTCTGACGCGCCAGCACATCATTTATTTTGTCTTTTGGGTCCAATAGATTCAAACAAGAAAACGTTACCTGAGGTATTAGTAGTTATTCAA ATTTGCTTAGAAGGTGAAGTAAgtaaaaatactataaatgaTGGACTAGTTCGAGGGCGTAGAGCAGCTGGTGATCTTATACCATGGACTATTGCGCAACAATATCAAGATCAAGATTTTCCGGCATTGGCTGGAGCACGTATTGTCCGCATTGCAACACATCCTGAGTATCAGGGA aTGGGATATGGTGCTAGAGCATTggaattattgaaacaatattacgaaatgaaaatactgAATATTAACGAAACACTGTCAGAAACATGCACAACACAAATATCAAAAGTTCAAGATGAAGAAGTGAATTTGTTAGAAGAAAGATTAG aACCTCGAGCTTCTCTTCCACCACTCCTTTTAAAATTAAGCGAAAGACGGCCAGAAAATTTGGATTATATTGGAGTGTCTTTTGGGGTTACTGAACCCCTCTTAAAATTTTGGAAACGAGCTAGTTTTGTACCAGTATATTTAAG gCAAACAACAAATGATATTACAGGTGAACATTCATGTATTATgttgtacaaaataaattctgaACAAGATGTTAAGTGGCTACAAGCATACTGGAATGACTTTCGTAaacgatttataaatttgttgtcTATATCATTTAACATGTATTCATCCTCATTGGCTTTAAGTATATTGATTAACAAATCAGTTACATCAGAGATTACAA CATTGACGAAagatatattagatatttatttcacatcTTACGATCTAAAACGTTTAACCATGTATAGTAATAATATGGCAGACTATCATTTAATAATGGATTTATTGCCATCATTAGCACGTACATACTTTTTAAACATGATGGGTGATACTAATCTATCAGCAGTGCAATCG gCAATTTTATTAGGATTAGGCTTGCAACACAAAACTGTTGATAAATTAGCTGAAGAATTAGATTTACCACCAACACAGCTACTTGGTTTATTCAATCGTACAATACGTAAATTTGTACAATGCCTTAATAGAATAGCagagaattttattgaaaccACCATGATGAAAATGGAAACTAATAATGAAAAAGTGCAATTGAATCCTATCAATGGACAAAGTTTGTACGATGAATTAGAATCTGCAGCTAAG gaACTAAAAGCAAAACAAAAAGCtgaattggaaaaattgaaaagagaaGACTTAGAACAATATGCAATCAAAGGGACAGAAACTGATTGGAATGATGCACTTTCGGGAAAGAAAAGTAAGCAtcttatatctataaaaagtggagagaagagaggaagagaagatgATAATGCTTCAGAAATTCCGAAGAaacaatttaagaaaaaaaaaaaacgttctTTCAAAACTTAA